GGTGTTGAGGTAGACCGGCCAGATGCTCGAGACGTTCGTCTACGGAGAACTCCGGCGGCAGGCGAGCGGGTACGAGGACCCCGTCGCCTTCTACCACCTCCGCGACCGCGACGGGGTCGAGGTCGACCTTGTGCTCGAGCGGTCAGGCCGCTACATCGCGGGCGTGGAGGTCAAGGCGTCGGCCACCGTCCGGGCGAGCGATTTCCGCGGGCTCCGCAAGCTCCAGGAGGCCGTCGGCGACCGCTTCGTCGCAGGCGTGATCCTCTACGACGGCGAGACCGCGCTTCCGTTCGGTGAACGCCTCTGGGCTGTTCCCGTCGGCGGCCTCTGGGAAGCGCGGTAGCATCCTGCTCCGAGCCGTGAAACCGTAGACAGGGAATGCCTCTGAATCCGACCGGCGATCCCCGGCTCGCACACCTCCGAGTGGAACGTGCTGCTGAATCCGGAGCATCCGGCGTTCGGCGAGATCGTGTTCGGTGCTCCGACGGGAACTCCGCTCGACCCGCGCCTGCTCCGATGAAGGGGAGTCGTGTCATCGTATGAGTGTGAGGCGGTGGGTCTTGACGTAGTCTGGCATTCGCACGACGTAGACACCGCTGGCAGCCCTGAGCCGTGGGTGGTGGCTGAGCACGAGAACCTTTGGACCAATGACGAAATGTAGCCGTCAGAACTGCACGTCGTAGTCCGTGGCGTTCAGGTTTGTCAGCGCAAGCATGCCGTGACGCTCGGCGACTGTTCCGGCGCTCTGCATGTCTGCCAGGGCACCAGCGACGGCTACGCGCATCTGCTCGCTCGTCTGCCCGAACCCAAACATCCGGCACACTTCGAGCGCGAGATCCTCGGCCGCGATTCCGAATGAGGAAGAGATCACCTCCGCGATTGCCGCTCGCACCTCCTCCGGCGCGATGAAATCAAACTTGCGAGACCCCGCCGACAGATCGCTCCGCTCGCGGACGGGCACATCAGCCCGCTTTTGCGAAGAGAGGTAGAGAAAGTCTCCGCGCCGGACGATGCCGTTCCGCGCCTCGGCGAGAAGAGTAGCACTCTCAATCGCTTTTCGAATACGACTGCCGAGTCGACTCACTCCGCTGGCATCGAGTATGCGCCGCGCAACCTCATCGAAGTGGACGGGGCTCTCCACCCGTACGACATGACCAACATCCCCAGCGAGTATGTGCTTCGGCACTTCGTGAAGAGGCTCCAAGTGTCCGCGAAGTTTTGCCTTCACGTACGGCTCCGTCGGCACGGGCGCGCGCTTCTCAAGCGGCTTGTCGGCTCGTTCGAGCGAGGGCATATCGACCGTGCGGCGAGGTGGTGAGCGGTCCACCGGCTCGGCCTTTGCGCGCTCGATGGCAGCGACCACCCGCTTCACCTCGCTCTGCGGGTACCGGAACCAGTTGGTACTCCAGATTCGGTGGATCCGCCAACCAAGACCTTCGAGCACAGACTGCCGAATGCGGTCGCGGTCCCGAGCGGTGCGGGCGCTGTGGTACGTCGCCCCATCACATTCGATGCCGAGGAGATAGCGTCCCGGTCGCTCCGGGTCCACGACCGCGAGGTCGATCCGGAAGCCGCCGACGCCGATCTGGTACTCGACGCGGTACCCGAGCGTGCGGAGGGCCTTCGCCACCGCCACCTCGAATGGGGAGTCCGGCTCCCGTCCCGTCGGCTTGTCCATCTCGAGCACCCCCGTTTCGGCGTACTGGAGGTACCGTTTGAAGGCGGCGACCCCGCGAGCGTCAGTTCGTCCGAGGTCGATGTCGTCGGCGCGGAGGTTCGTAAATACTTCGCACCGGCGGCGTGCCCTCGAGATCAGCACGTTGAGCCGCCGCTCGCCACCCTCGCGGTTGAGCGGCCCGAAGTTCATCGACACCGCGCCGTGCTGGTCCCGCCCGTAGCCGACACTGATGAAAACGACGTCGCGTTCGTCGCCCTGCACGTTCTCGAGGTTCTTAACATCAAACCGCTCGATTACGTCCCTGCGGTTAGCGAAGTAATTTAGTTCGGGGTCTTGCAGGCATAACAGGTCTACTTGATCTCGCACCTCCTTCTGCTGGGCTTGGCTGAACGTCGCCACCATCAGAGAGAGCTCCGGCGTCGATTTCGCATGCCTCATTACGGCCTTTGCGACAGCCTTTGCCTCCTTCCGGTTCGAGCGGCGTCCCCCCTTGTCGTAGGTGGTCTCGGGAAGGTGATGGTAGACGAGGCCGACCTCTGCCTTCCCGGCGTCGGGGCTGGGGAAGATCACGAGTCGGTTCTCGTAGAACTCCTGGTTTGAGACGGCGATGAGGGATTCGTGGCGGCTACGGTAGTGCCAATTGAGCATACGCTCGGGGGCCCGCTTTGACTTGAACAGTTCGAGGATGCTCTCGATGTCGGCGGTGTCGGAGAAGTCCTCGTCGTCGGCATCGCCGACCACGCTGTCGAAGAAGCTCGTCGGAGGCAGCTGCTTGCTGTCGCCCACGACGACTGCCTGCCGACCGCGAAGGATCGCGCCGAAGGCATCGACCGGTTTCACCTGGCTCGCTTCGTCGAACACGACGAGATCGAAATCGACCGTTCCGGGCGGGAGGTACGTCGCGATTGACATCGGACTCATCATGAACACAGGCTTGATCGCCTGCACGGCCCGGCCAGCGACGGTCATGAGCTTGCGGATAGGCAGGTACCGCCGCTTCTTCCCAAACTCGTGGTAGAGCACGCCTAGTTGTCCGGCAGCAGAGGCTGCCGTCCCATTGCGCGGGAGGTTCTGCCAGTGTTCGAGGGCGAGTCGGACACGGTTATAGGCGAGGGCGATCTCGTCGCGGTCGATGAACCGGCGGAGCGCTTCGCCGTGGAGTGCGCTGTTGAACCGGGCAAGTGCTGGACGCTCGGTGAAGGCGACATCGACGAGCGTCGAGTACCAGACGTAGTCGAAGGCGTCGGAGAGATGCGTCGCTGCGTGCTCCCAGTTCGTGGCTAGACCGGCGAAGAGAATGAGGCTGTCTTCGGCGAACGCATCGACTTGGTGGTTGAAAGTCACGATCTCCTGAAGTCTCGCAGCCTGTTTCGCCCATCCCTTCGCAAGAGCCGCGAGCACATGCAGAGGCTGCATGTCAATAGTCTCGCCCTCGCCGTACCGTCGCTCGGCCACGAACGCCACGATGTCTACCGCCTTCTGCATACGCTCGCCGAACGACTTCAGCCGCCCTTCCACGTTCTCGGCAAGCGGCTCCAGCGCATCGAGGTCGGGGCCACCCGCGAGAAACGCGACAAGGCCGCGGGGCACCTTGCCGGAGGCTACGTCCCCATGCAGCGAGGTCATCCACGACGCGATGCGCTCCAGCACCGCCCAGTCCGACGCCGCGCCTTCCCACTGCAGACCGAACAGCCCCGACCCGAGCGACGCGTAGGCATCGATCTCTTTCCGAAGCCGCTGGGCCTCCCGGATGCCATCGACGATGGCGAGGCGCTCGTCGTGCCCCGTCGGTATCGGCGTTTCGATAAGCCCCGCAAGCCGACTCTTCGCACGTCGCCAGTCCCCAATGAAGATCCGGTACCACTTCTCGCCGTGAGCTTTGAGGTGCTGGCGGGTCTCCAGCACGTCCTCTTTCCATGCCTCGGGAATGAGCACCTCGTTGTACTCTGCCCGGACGGCATCGTAGGCCGTCCCCACGCGCACGAGTTCCGCCACGTCCGAGCGCCGCGCGTGCCACTCACCGGCATCGACCCGAACGCCCCGGAGGTCCGGTGCCGCGAGGGCGCGGCGTGCCGCCCGAGTCAGCACGTCCGCGTCGGCCGGCGTTTCTGCATCGAGGTGGAGGAAGTCGCTGAGGGGCCGAACGGCTTCAGAGAGTGATTCGATAGAGGTCGAGGCTTCACTGGCAGTGCGTTCCACCGACTGTTGCTCTGATGGCAGGAACGCCTTCCGGTTGCTTCCCCAGAAAGGGTGCTCGGTAGGGCGACCTATGTCGGCCACGAGCGTCTGCATTTGGACCACCTTCGCACGCCGCCGAGCACAGTCCGATGCCGTCCACGACTCCATGTCTCGGTCGGACGCTCCGGGTGGCTCGACCCCATTCCACCGCTGCCGCTGAAGGAGCAACTCGCCATAGGCATCGTAGGGCCGGACGCCGGTCTCCCCGATTGACTCATAGACGGCTGCGGCATATGCGTTGAGTTGATCCCTCGCGTCGATGAGCACATCGAGGTCGGTATGCAGTGCCTCCGACATGGGGCGACCGAGATTGATCGTCCGCTCCAACTCTGCGAGCAGTTTTTTCTTGCTCGTCTTGTGGCTATGAAGTTCGAGGCACGCATCGCCGAGATGAACCCCATTGAGTCGCCGCTTGACCACTTCGAGCGCCGCCATCTTCTCGGCCACGAACAATACGCTCTTCCCCTGCCCTATGGCCTCGGCGATGATGTTCGTGATGGTTTGCGACTTTCCTGTCCCCGGCGGCCCCTGGATGACTAGGTTGTTGCCACGCTTGACGTCTAGGAGCGCGAGCGTCTGCGAACCGTCTGCATCGACGACTTGGTGGACTTCGTCGGGGTGTAGGTGCCGGTCGAGATGTTCCTCATCGCTGAGCCGGTCGGTCGCTGGCGGGAAGCCGTCGCCGAGAATGGCCCCGATGATGTCGTGGTCGAGCGGGCTGGTGCCGTCCGGCCACTCGGTCACGTCGAGGTCGTTGTACATCAGCAGCTTCCCAAACAGGAAGAAGCCGAGGTGAACAGCCTCCCGGTCTACTCTCCATCGAGGCGTCTCATCGATGACGTCCCCAATCCGGTCGAAATAAGCCTCGATGTCGAGTTCTGCCTCCGGGTCGGGCAGTGGAAGGGAAAGCCCGAACTCAGCCTTGAGCTTGGCCTGCAATGAGAGGTTGCCACCGACCTCCTCATCAGTGTAAGAGAGCCGGAAGCGAGCACGCACGTCTGTCCGTGTCAGTTCGACCGGAACGAGAAGGAGCGGTGCCCGACGCCGCTTGTCGCTCGACAGATCCTCGTACCATTCCAGCATTCCAAGCGCGAGGTACAACACGTTGACGCCCTGCTCCTCCACGAACGTCCGTGCAGCATAGAACGTCGCGAGCAGCCGACTCTGAAGCTTACTTGGTGTGTAGGGCGTCTGGAGCCGACTGTCCGTGTGCCGCGAGGCAGTTCCCTCCTCGCCCGCCTCTTCGGGCTGAGTGAGCAACGCCGATAGGTCGCCCTGATATTCGTCGTTCTCGAAGAGCGACGGCTCGAACAGTTCTTCTTCCTCGTCGAAGTCTGGGATGGGCAAGAACGACATCAGCCGCCTTTCGCCGACGAGGACCTCGTAGACCTGTGCCGGAAGTTCGTCGGTGATATCGAGCCCCCGCGCCTTGAAGGTTTGATAGTTGAGCAGGGGGTTGCGAAGCCCGAGGTCTAGAAGCTCACGGCGGGCAGATTCGAGTTCGCTCCGGATCGTATTGCGAGTGGCAGACGACAAGGTTGAAACTGAGTCTTGGAGTAGCTTAGGCAAGAACGGAACGCCAGACGCTCGGGGAGCGCAAACATAACCGACAGGCGAATACCGCATGCGCCGATACCTTCTAAAATCTGCTTCGACTTGCGCCTCACCGACGGCTTCTCGGTCGCCCGCTACCGGACCGACCTCCGCGGGTTCGCGCTCGCGTGGGGGATCGTCGGCGTCCTGATCGCCCTCGCCTACGGCGTCGTTGCGTGGGCCGGAGGGTAGAAAGGCCGAGGCCCGGAGCCGTCGCGGGACCCGGGCCTCACAGGAGCCAATGACCGGACTCGAACCGGTGACCTGCTCATTACGAATGAGCTGCTCTACCAACTGAGCTACATTGGCGGTCAGAGGAGAAAACTACGGCCCGACGCCCACCGCCGTCAAGCAGCGGAACCGCGCCGGGCCGGGGATAATCTATGAACGGCCCTACCGCCTACGCCGTGCTCACCCTCCGCCACGTATCCAAAGCCTTCGGCTCGACGCACGCACTCCGCGACGTGAGCCTCACGGCAGCGTCGGGACAGACGACGGCCCTCCTCGGGCCGAGCGGATGCGGGAAGTCGACCCTGCTGCGGCTGATGATCGGGTTGCTGCGGCCGGACAGCGGGACGGTGCAGTTCGAGGGCGAGGCCGTGACGCCGCAGAGCGCGGAGCGGCTGCGCCGCCGGATGGGCTACGTGATCCAGGACGGCGGCCTCTTCCCCCACCTCACGGCCCGCGAGAACGTGACGCTGATGGCCCGCCACCTCGGCCAGCCGAGCGAGCAGATCGAGCGCCGCCTGCGCGACCTCGCCAGCCTCGTCAAGCTGCCTCTGGGCGCGCTCGACCGCTACCCGGTGCAGCTCTCCGGCGGGCAGCGGCAGCGCGTCGGCCTCGTGCGGGCGCTCTTTCTCGACCCCGACGTGCTCCTCCTCGACGAGCCGCTCGGCGCGCTCGACCCGCTCATCCGCGCCGACCTCCAGGACGACCTCCGCGCCATCTTCCGCGACCTCGGCAAGACGGTCGTCCTCGTCACGCACGACGTGGGTGAGGCCGCCTACCTCGGCGACACGCTCGTCCTCCTCCGGGACGGCGAGGTCGTGCAGACCGGCTCGCTGAAGGACCTGGCGGAGCGTCCTGCCCGTCCGTTCGTCGAGCGTTTCCTCCGCGCCCAGCGCAACCCGGCCTTCGACCGCGCATGACGCTCGTCCTCATCCTCGCGCTCCTCCTCCTCCCTGCCGACACGACGGTCGTCGTCGGCTCGAAGAAGTTCACCGAGTCGGTGATCCTCGGTGAGGTCGCGGCGCAGAAGCTGCGGGCCGAGGGCATCGACGCCCAGCACCGGGCCGAGGTCGGCGGGACGCGCGTGCTGTGGGAGGCGCTCCGGCGCGGCGACCTCGACGCGTACCCCGAGTACACGGGGACGATTGCCCAGGAGATTCTAGGCGGTGCGGCGCTTCCCGATGCCTCTGCGATGCGCGACAGCCTCGCCCGCTACGGGGTTCGGATGAGCGAGCCACTGGGGTTCAACAACACCTACGCTATTGGGATGCGCGAGGCGGAGGCCGAGCGGCTCGGCATCGAGGCGATCTCCGACCTGCGTGACCACCCCGACCTGCGGATCGGGTTTACGAACGAGTTCATGGACCGGCCCGACGGCTGGCCCGGCCTCCGCCGCGCCTACGCACTCCCCCACCGCGACGTGCGCGGGCTCGACCACGACCTCGCCTACCAGGGCCTCGAAGCCGGGACGATTGCGGCGATGGACCTCTACTCGACCGACGCCGAGATCGCCTACTACGACCTCCGCGTGCTCCGCGACGACCGGGGCTTCTTTCCCGACTACCAGGCCGTGCTCCTCTACCGCGCCGACCTGCCCGCCCGGGCCGCCGCTGCGCTCAGCCGGCTCGAAGGCACGCTGTCCGAGGAGCGCATGACCGCGCTCAACGCCCGGGCGAAGCTCGACCGCGTGCCCGAGGCGCTCATCGCGGCGGGGTTCCTCGAAGAGCGGCTCGGCATCGCCGACGAGATCGTGGTCGATGGGTTCTGGGCGCGGCTGTGGGCGCGGACGAAGGAGCACCTCGGCCTCGTCGGGCTGTCGCTTCTGGCGGCGATCCTCGTGGCGGTTCCGCTCGGCGTGGCGGCGGCGAAGGTGGGGTGGCTGGAGCAGCCCCTCCTCGGGATCGTCGGGGTGATCTACACGGTCCCGTCGCTGGCCCTGCTCGTGTTCATGATTCCGCTCCTCGGCATCGGCGCGGTGCCGGCAATGGTGGCGCTGTTTCTCTACAGCCTCCTCCCGATCGTCCGCAACACCCACGCCGGGCTCAAAGGCATCCCCGGTCCGCTCCTCGAATCGGCCGAGGCGCTCGGCCTGCCCGCCCGCGCCCGGCTCCGGCTCGTCGAACTCCCCCTCGCCGCACCGACGATCCTCGCCGGGATCAAGACGAGCGCCGTGCTCAACATCGGTACCGCGACGCTCGGCGCGCTCATCGGCGCGGGCGGCTACGGGCAGCCGATCCTGACCGGCATCCGGCTTGACGACACCGCGCTGATCCTCGAAGGGGCCGTGCCGGCGGCCCTCCTCGCCCTCGCCGCGCAGGGCCTATTCGAGATCGTGGAGCGCGTCGTCGTCCCGAAGGGGCTGCGGCTCGACTCGGCAGTGTAGTGGGGGCAAAGAAAAAGCCGGCCCCCGCTGCAAAGCGAGAGCCGGCCTCTGTCGGGGTGGCCCCGCAGGGCGGGGTAAACTCCGATTTGAACCCACGACCTTCCCGCTCCGGCGGGACGCGCTACCTACCGTTCGGACAGGAGCAGGAGTACACGCTCTGGACTCTTCAGACGCTTGAGCGTACGTTCGAAGCGCATTGCCTCGCTGCGCGTCTCGAAAGGCTCTGTGTGGAGCAGCGTCCACGGTCCGCGCCCACGCGTGGACCGAGTCTGCCCAGCATTGTGTTCGCGGAGGCGGCGTTCTAGATTCTGCGTGTGGCCGATGTACAGGCGGCCCGAGGATTCGGACCTCAGCACGTATACGAAGAAAGGCACGGGCCAAAGAAAAGGCCGGCCCTCGCTGTAAAGCAAGAGCCGGCCGCTGTCGGGGTGGCGGGATTTGAACCCACGACCTCTTCGTCCCGAACGAAGCGCGCTACCGGGCTGCGCCACACCCCGATGGTGTGTCCTTCCAACGTGTCAAACGGCGCGTGGTGCCGCCCCGACCTTCCCGCCTGAGCGGGACGCGCTACCGGGCTGCGCCACACCCCGATGGTGTGTCCTTCCAACGTGTCAAACGGCGCGTGGTGCCGCCCCGACCTTCCCGCCTGAGCGGGACGCGCACCGGGCGGAGTTTACCCCGGCACCGGGGCCACACCCCGAGGTTGGACAGGGCGGCAATATAAATCGGCGGCGCGGCGACGGGCAAAAGGAGTTTCAGGGAAAGACCACGGTCTGGACGAGGCTGGGGCTTTCACGGCGTCTGCACCGGGCGCGCCGTAGTTTCTTCGCTTCGCTTTCTTTGCCGCCCGCCATGCCCGAGACCGCCCCCGCCCCGCCCGTCACCCCGGACGCCGACGCCACCGCCTACGACCCGACGACGGTCGAGGCCGGGTGGTACGCCTACTGGGAAGGCCACGGCTTCTTCCGCGCCGACGCCGGGCGCGCCCAGCAGCAGCGCGACGCCGGCACGCCGCCGTTCGTCGTCCCGATGCCGCCGCCGAACGTGACCGGCAGGCTCCACATGGGGCACGCGCTCCAGGACGCGGTCCAGGACGCGCTCACCCGAGTGCACCGCATGCAAGGCCGCGAAGCGCTCTGGATTCCTGGGATGGACCACGCCGGCATCGCCACGCAGAATGTGGTCGAGCGCACGCTCCGCGAGGACGGCATCGAGCGGAAGGCCATCGGGCGCGAGGCATTTCTGGAGCACGTCTGGGCCTACGTCGAGGAGTTTGGGGGGATCATCCTCGACCAGAAGCGCCGCCTCGGGACCTCGCCCGACTGGAGCCGCGAGCGCTTCACGCTCGACGACGGCTACGCCCGCGTCGTGCAGGATGTCTTCGTGAAGCTCTACGAGGACGGGCTGATCTACCGGGGCAACTACCTCGTCAACTGGGACCCGGAGAACATGACGGCCATCTCCGACGAAGAGGTGGACAACGTCGAGCGCGACGGGCAGATGTGGTGGATCCGCTACCCCTACGCCGAGCGCGACGGCCACGTCACGATTGCCACGACGCGCCCCGAGACGATGCTCGGCGACACCGCCGTCGCCGTCCACCCCGAGGACGAGCGCTACACCGACCTCGTCGGGGAGCGCCTGCGCCTCCCGCTCACCGACCGCACGATCCCGATTGTCGCCGACGCGCACGCCAACCCGGAGTTCGGCGCGGGCGCGCTCAAGGTCACCCCGGCCCACGACAAGAACGACTTCGAGATCGGCCACCGCCACGACCTGGAGGTACTAACGATCCTGAACCCCGACGCGACGGTCAACGAGCACGGCGGGCCGTACGAAGGGCTCGACCGCTTCGAGGCGCGCAAGCAGATCGTTGCCGACCTCGACGCCGCCGGACTGCTCGAAAAGGTGGAGCCGTACAAAAACACGGTCCCGGTCTCGTCGCGCTCGAAGGCGGTCATCGAGCCGCTCATCTCGCGGCAGTGGTTCGTCAAGATGCAGCCCCTGGCCGACCTCGGGCTGCAGGCGCTCCGCGACGGTGCCATCCGGTTCTACCCCGAGCGCTGGCAGAACGAGTACGTCCGCTGGCTCGACGGCATCCGCGACTGGACCATCAGCCGCCAGCTCTGGTGGGGCCACCGCATTCCGGTCTGGTACTACCTCGACGCCGACGGCGAGATCGACGAGAGCCGTGGTTTCGTGGTCTCGGTCGGGCAGCCCGAACTCGGCATGGTGCAGGACGAGGACGTGCTCGACACCTGGTTCTCGTCGTGGCTCTGGCCCTTCGCCACGCTGGGCTGGCCCGAGGAGACCGACGACCTCCGGGCGTTCTACCCGGCGACGACGCTCGTCTCGGGCTACGACATCCTCTTCTTCTGGATCGCCCGGATGGTGATGGCGGGGCTCCACTTCACCGGGCAGGTCCCGTTCCGCGACATCTACATCACCGGGATGATCAAGGACGCCCAGGGGCGCTGGATGTCGAAGACGCTCGGCAACGGGATCGACCCGCTCGACATGATCGAGCAGTACGGGGCCGACGCGGTCCGCTTCAGCCTGAACGTCCTCTGCACGCCCGGCCAGGACATCAAGCTCGACCCGTCGAAGTTCGAGATGGGGCGCAACTTCGCCAACAAGATCTGGAACGCGTTCAACGTCTTCGGCCGGTTCATGGAGCCGGGGAAGGACTATCGCCGGACGCGCGCGTTCGAGGACCTCGACCTCGCCGAGCGCTGGATGCTGACCCGGCTCAGCCAGACGATTGAAACGGTCAACGAGGCCGTCGGGCGCTACCGGCTGAGCGAGGCCGCGCTCGCCGTCTACGACCTCTTCTGGCGCGACTACTGCGACTGGTACCTCGAACTCATCAAGCCCGCCCCCGGCGAGGCTATGAGCGACGAGACGATCGCGCTCGCGGCCGAGGTCTACGAGCAGATGGTGAAGCTCCTCCACCCGTTCATGCCGTTCATCACCGAGGAGCTGTGGCACCGCCTGCGCCCGCGCGCCGCCGGCGACGCCTGCATCGTCGCCCCCTGGCCCGAGCCAAACGCGGCCGAGACCGACGCCGAGGCCGCCGAGACGTTCGCGCTCATGCAGGAGCTGATCTCCGGCATCCGCGGCGTCAAGAGCCAGTACGGCGTCGCGCCCTCGAAGCCAGTCGAAGCCCACGTCAGTGTGAGCGATGCGAACGGGCTGGCCGACGCCCTCGGCGCGCACGGGCGCTACTTCGAGCGGCTGGCGAACGTGGACCGGCTGACCGTCGGAAGCGGCCTCGCCAAGCCGAAGGCGAGCGCGGCGGTCGTGATCGGCTCGCACGAGGTGTTCGTCCCGCTCGCCGGGATGATCGACCTGGGTGCCGAGCGCGCCCGGCTCCGCAAAGCCATCGAGGAGAAAGAGGCCTTTCGCGCGAGCGTCCAGAAGAAGCTCTCCAACGAGCAGTTCACCAGCCGCGCCCCGGCCGAGGTCGTCCAGCGCGAGCGCGACAAGGCCACCGACGCCTCGGCCGAGATCGCCGCCCTCCGCGCCAACCTCGAGGACCTGGGGTGAGGACGGAGGACGGTGAGACGGAGGACGGAAGACAGTGGACGGAAGACAGTGGACGGAAGACAGTGGACGGTTGGCGCAGAGCACAACGGTCTCGCTAACTTGTCTGGCTTTTCTTGACTCGCCCACTCGCCCACTCGCCCACTCGCCCACTCGCCCACTCGCCCACTCGCCCACTCGCCCACTCGCCCATGCGACGCCGCGCCCTCGCCGCCATGCTGCTCCTCATCCTCCTCGCCGGCTGCGGCGGGGAGCAGGTGGCGCTCGACGCCCAGGTCGAGGACTTTCGGCTCGTCCGAGAGGAGGACGGGAAGCAGGTCGTCACCGGCGTCCTCGTCAATCCGACGGAGCGGACGCTGGCGAGTGCGACGGTCTACGTGGACCTCTACGACCAGCCGGTCGAGCCGGGCGTGGAGCCGGTCGAGGCGATGCAGGTCGAGGTGCGCGGCGTCGCGCCGGGCGACAGCTTGCGGTTCCGTCAGACCGTCGACACGCGCCTCACGCTCAGCGGGGCCCGCGCCGCCCGCATCGTCGTGCGGTAGGTAGCGCCAAGAGCACACTCTGGGCCTCGCTGCGCCGGCACGGACGTGAGGCACGGCAGCAGATGCCGAGAGCGCAGGCGACGGACCGCAGACAGCAGGCAACGACCCGGCCCGGCGGTCAGCGGTCAGCCGTCCGGGGTCCCTGGGATGGCGACGGGGTTCATGACAGCAGTAGATCCGTAGCCCCCAGACGTAGCGAGGGCGACGGACACCCACGGCCCGTCGCCCTCAACTACCGCTGCACCCCGGGATTACTCTCCCGGTAGCAGCACGGCGTCGATCGCATGCACCACGCCGTTGCTCGCGTCGAGGTCGGCAGGGCCTACCACCACGGTGTTCGTCTCGCCGATGAGCGAGATGACGCCACCGGTGATGTCTACCTCAAGGGTACTTCCCTCGATGGTCGTCAGCACCTGCCCGTCGATGAGGTCACCGGAGAACGCCTCGACTTCCACGACATGGTAGGTCAGGATGTCGCCGAGGTCGTCGCGGGCCAGAAGTTCCTCCACGGTGATCTCGAGGTCACCGAGGAGTGCGTCGAAGGCGTCGTTCGTTGGGGCGAAGACGGTGAACGGGCCGTCGCCTCGGAGCGTGGTGATGAGCTCGGCCTCCGTGAGTGCCGTGGCGAGCGTGCTGAAGCCCTGCACGACGGCTACGTCCACGACATCGAGGTTCTGGAGCAGCACCTCGTCGATCAGGTGCACCACGCCGTTCGTGGCGAGGATGTCCGTCGCGATGATGTCGACGCCGTTGACGGTCGGGCCGCCGTCGAGGTCGATCTCCAGCGTCGAGCCTTCGACGGTCGTGGGCATCTGCCCGTCCATGAGATCAGCCGCGAGAATCCGACCCGGCACGACGTGGTAGGTCAGCACCTTCTGGAGGAGCGCCTGGTTGTCGTCCTCCAGGAGCCGGCCGACGATCTCAGCGCCAAGCGCGTCGAACGCGGAGTTGACCGGAGCGAAGACCGTAAACGGACCCGGGCCCTGGAGCGTGGCGACGAGTTCGGCCTCGATGAGCGCCGTGACGAGCGTGCTGAGGTCCGGCGTCGCCTGCGCGAGCTCGACGATGTTCTGCGTCGGGCCGGACTCAGGAAGCAGCACCGCATCGATGAGGTGCACGACCCCGTTCGAGGCGTCGATGTTCGGCGTAGTCACGGTCACCGTGTTGGTCTCGCCAATCAGCGAGATCGTCGGGCCGTTGATGTCGACCTCGAGCATGCTGCCCTCGACGGTCATCAGCATCTGGCCGTCGGAGAGGTCGCCGGAGAAGGCTTCGCCCGGCACGACGTGGTACGTCAGGATGTCGCCGAGGTCGTCGCGGGCGAGGAGTTCGTCGGCCGTGATCTGGAGATCCGCCAGGAGGGCCTCGAAGGCGGCGTTCGTCGGGGCGAAGACGGTGAAGGGGCCGTCGCCCTGGAGCGTGGTGACGAGGTCAGCCTCGATGAGGGCGGCGACGAGCGTGCTGAGGTCGTCGGTGCCCTGGGCGAGCTCGACGATGTTCTGGAGCGGGGGCGGGTCGTCGTCGTCGTCGTCGCTGTCGCAGCCGGAGAGGACCGGGACGAAGAGCGCGAGGAGGACGGCGAAGGAGAGCAGCTTGAAAGGCATGGTCTTGATAGGCAAGTGAGTGGGATTTGCGACTTCAGTACCCCCCACTCGGGCCCGGTGACTATGCCTTTTTCTGGCGTGCTACCCCGCTTTTTGCGCCAAAACACGCGCTGACGAGCCGAAAACCAAAACCTAATTCACTGATACGAAATACCTTGAC
Above is a window of Bacteroidota bacterium DNA encoding:
- a CDS encoding glycine betaine ABC transporter substrate-binding protein, producing MTLVLILALLLLPADTTVVVGSKKFTESVILGEVAAQKLRAEGIDAQHRAEVGGTRVLWEALRRGDLDAYPEYTGTIAQEILGGAALPDASAMRDSLARYGVRMSEPLGFNNTYAIGMREAEAERLGIEAISDLRDHPDLRIGFTNEFMDRPDGWPGLRRAYALPHRDVRGLDHDLAYQGLEAGTIAAMDLYSTDAEIAYYDLRVLRDDRGFFPDYQAVLLYRADLPARAAAALSRLEGTLSEERMTALNARAKLDRVPEALIAAGFLEERLGIADEIVVDGFWARLWARTKEHLGLVGLSLLAAILVAVPLGVAAAKVGWLEQPLLGIVGVIYTVPSLALLVFMIPLLGIGAVPAMVALFLYSLLPIVRNTHAGLKGIPGPLLESAEALGLPARARLRLVELPLAAPTILAGIKTSAVLNIGTATLGALIGAGGYGQPILTGIRLDDTALILEGAVPAALLALAAQGLFEIVERVVVPKGLRLDSAV
- a CDS encoding valine--tRNA ligase codes for the protein MPETAPAPPVTPDADATAYDPTTVEAGWYAYWEGHGFFRADAGRAQQQRDAGTPPFVVPMPPPNVTGRLHMGHALQDAVQDALTRVHRMQGREALWIPGMDHAGIATQNVVERTLREDGIERKAIGREAFLEHVWAYVEEFGGIILDQKRRLGTSPDWSRERFTLDDGYARVVQDVFVKLYEDGLIYRGNYLVNWDPENMTAISDEEVDNVERDGQMWWIRYPYAERDGHVTIATTRPETMLGDTAVAVHPEDERYTDLVGERLRLPLTDRTIPIVADAHANPEFGAGALKVTPAHDKNDFEIGHRHDLEVLTILNPDATVNEHGGPYEGLDRFEARKQIVADLDAAGLLEKVEPYKNTVPVSSRSKAVIEPLISRQWFVKMQPLADLGLQALRDGAIRFYPERWQNEYVRWLDGIRDWTISRQLWWGHRIPVWYYLDADGEIDESRGFVVSVGQPELGMVQDEDVLDTWFSSWLWPFATLGWPEETDDLRAFYPATTLVSGYDILFFWIARMVMAGLHFTGQVPFRDIYITGMIKDAQGRWMSKTLGNGIDPLDMIEQYGADAVRFSLNVLCTPGQDIKLDPSKFEMGRNFANKIWNAFNVFGRFMEPGKDYRRTRAFEDLDLAERWMLTRLSQTIETVNEAVGRYRLSEAALAVYDLFWRDYCDWYLELIKPAPGEAMSDETIALAAEVYEQMVKLLHPFMPFITEELWHRLRPRAAGDACIVAPWPEPNAAETDAEAAETFALMQELISGIRGVKSQYGVAPSKPVEAHVSVSDANGLADALGAHGRYFERLANVDRLTVGSGLAKPKASAAVVIGSHEVFVPLAGMIDLGAERARLRKAIEEKEAFRASVQKKLSNEQFTSRAPAEVVQRERDKATDASAEIAALRANLEDLG
- a CDS encoding FxLYD domain-containing protein; this encodes MRRRALAAMLLLILLAGCGGEQVALDAQVEDFRLVREEDGKQVVTGVLVNPTERTLASATVYVDLYDQPVEPGVEPVEAMQVEVRGVAPGDSLRFRQTVDTRLTLSGARAARIVVR
- a CDS encoding fasciclin domain-containing protein; the protein is MPFKLLSFAVLLALFVPVLSGCDSDDDDDDPPPLQNIVELAQGTDDLSTLVAALIEADLVTTLQGDGPFTVFAPTNAAFEALLADLQITADELLARDDLGDILTYHVVPGEAFSGDLSDGQMLMTVEGSMLEVDINGPTISLIGETNTVTVTTPNIDASNGVVHLIDAVLLPESGPTQNIVELAQATPDLSTLVTALIEAELVATLQGPGPFTVFAPVNSAFDALGAEIVGRLLEDDNQALLQKVLTYHVVPGRILAADLMDGQMPTTVEGSTLEIDLDGGPTVNGVDIIATDILATNGVVHLIDEVLLQNLDVVDVAVVQGFSTLATALTEAELITTLRGDGPFTVFAPTNDAFDALLGDLEITVEELLARDDLGDILTYHVVEVEAFSGDLIDGQVLTTIEGSTLEVDITGGVISLIGETNTVVVGPADLDASNGVVHAIDAVLLPGE